In one Deltaproteobacteria bacterium genomic region, the following are encoded:
- a CDS encoding flagellin FliC, giving the protein MALVINTNIASLSAQKNLVANTSLLSTSVQRLSSGLRINSAKDDASGLAVSEKLRAQVKSISVAIRNSQDGVSLAQTTEGGLVEIGNILSRMRELAEQAANGTVQDRTALDNEYTQMIQEIDRIALTTEFNGVKLLNGDSSATGVSLQVGFQNSANDRIAFFSGIGVTGSSTLGLTGTFGNISIVGNAQSALAQIDSAINTVATRRGTLGAVMNRLESTIANLRVAAENLGAAESAIRDADFAFETSQFTRNQILVQAATAMVAQANVLPQAALQLLK; this is encoded by the coding sequence ATGGCTCTTGTAATCAACACGAATATCGCGTCCTTGAGCGCCCAGAAAAACCTCGTAGCAAACACCTCGCTGCTTTCAACCTCAGTCCAGCGGCTTTCGTCCGGCCTCCGGATCAACAGCGCCAAGGACGACGCCTCCGGCCTGGCGGTGTCGGAAAAGTTGCGCGCGCAGGTCAAGAGCATCTCGGTAGCGATCAGGAATTCCCAGGACGGCGTTTCCCTGGCGCAGACGACTGAAGGCGGGCTCGTGGAAATCGGAAACATCCTTTCCCGTATGCGCGAGCTTGCAGAGCAGGCTGCGAACGGCACCGTCCAGGACCGTACGGCACTCGACAACGAATACACCCAGATGATCCAGGAAATCGACCGGATCGCGTTGACCACCGAGTTCAACGGCGTGAAACTCCTGAACGGGGATTCCAGCGCCACCGGCGTGAGCTTGCAGGTCGGGTTCCAGAACAGCGCAAACGACCGGATCGCGTTCTTCTCGGGGATCGGCGTGACGGGTTCGTCGACCCTCGGCCTGACGGGCACGTTCGGGAATATTTCGATCGTGGGCAACGCGCAATCCGCGCTGGCGCAGATCGACTCCGCCATCAACACCGTGGCCACGCGGCGCGGCACACTCGGCGCCGTAATGAACCGGCTCGAATCGACGATCGCGAACCTGCGCGTCGCGGCGGAGAACCTCGGAGCCGCGGAATCGGCGATCCGGGATGCCGACTTCGCATTCGAGACGTCACAGTTCACGAGGAACCAGATCCTCGTCCAGGCGGCCACCGCGATGGTCGCACAGGCCAACGTGTTGCCGCAGGCGGCTCTTCAACTCTTGAAGTAA
- a CDS encoding flagellar protein FlaG, with protein MDVKNDIGSPISTPGNPGGVAPPAPAREDHAPSPALKEAAKEAPEEGEVRKIVREALKINPLPERELRIEIASDVNMVVVKVVDKESGEVVRQIPFAETVASAKRIKERLDQMAREQRGLAVDREV; from the coding sequence ATGGACGTGAAAAACGACATCGGATCGCCGATATCGACGCCGGGAAATCCGGGAGGAGTCGCCCCCCCCGCCCCCGCCCGGGAAGACCATGCTCCGTCTCCCGCCTTGAAAGAGGCGGCGAAAGAAGCTCCGGAAGAAGGCGAGGTCAGGAAGATCGTGCGGGAGGCCCTGAAAATCAATCCTCTTCCGGAACGGGAGCTTCGCATCGAGATCGCGAGCGACGTGAACATGGTAGTAGTCAAAGTCGTGGACAAGGAGAGCGGCGAAGTGGTTCGACAGATCCCGTTTGCCGAGACAGTCGCGAGCGCAAAGCGCATCAAGGAACGGTTGGATCAGATGGCCCGCGAGCAGCGCGGCCTCGCCGTGGATCGGGAGGTATAG
- the fliD gene encoding flagellar filament capping protein FliD produces MATFSVGGLSSGIDYNSMIEQIMKLERQPITRLESKKADYNKKISVYGELSSKLAALKTAANALRTASSFYAKNASSSDDAVFTSTAASSAAVGNYSISVTTLAQAHRIASSPVAAETTVVSSATGNFSFTVGGGAATTVVVSTETTLENLRDAINAEDGDAEASIIYDGSGYRLVLTSKESGASNGIVVTENVSTLGLPSGPVSGGTTLQAAQDAAFSIDTFSMTRSSNTVEDAIAGVTISLKKGGTATLSVTNDTDVIREKIDALVAAYNDVVSLVSTNAYYDTNTRKGGSLTGESTARDIVTGLQRIVGTRVSGLPEGLRVLAQIGIETGTDGKLTVDSTVLNDKLTTELAGVSDLFNADGGLAAEIYDYADEVTDTITGSITYRTKGLGTLVTGISDDILEIEARLTKEEEELRARFARLEALLSTLTSQTAFLSSLSVE; encoded by the coding sequence GTGGCCACGTTTTCGGTCGGCGGACTGTCGTCCGGGATCGACTACAACTCCATGATCGAACAGATCATGAAGCTCGAGCGGCAGCCGATCACTCGTCTGGAATCCAAGAAGGCGGATTATAACAAGAAGATCAGCGTCTACGGTGAGCTCTCCTCCAAGCTGGCCGCGCTGAAGACCGCCGCGAACGCGCTGAGGACCGCGTCGAGTTTCTATGCGAAGAACGCCTCGTCGAGCGACGATGCCGTTTTCACTTCCACGGCCGCCAGTTCCGCCGCCGTGGGCAATTATTCGATCAGTGTGACCACTCTCGCGCAGGCTCACCGGATCGCTTCCTCCCCCGTTGCGGCGGAGACGACCGTCGTCAGCTCCGCCACCGGTAATTTCAGTTTCACGGTCGGTGGAGGGGCGGCCACGACCGTCGTGGTTTCAACGGAAACGACCCTTGAAAATCTGCGGGATGCCATAAATGCGGAGGACGGTGACGCGGAGGCGAGCATCATTTACGACGGGAGCGGGTACCGGCTCGTCCTGACGAGCAAGGAATCGGGGGCATCCAACGGCATCGTCGTCACCGAGAACGTCAGTACGCTCGGGCTGCCGAGCGGGCCCGTGTCCGGCGGGACGACGCTGCAGGCGGCCCAGGACGCCGCATTCAGCATCGACACGTTTTCCATGACGCGGAGCTCCAACACGGTCGAGGACGCGATCGCCGGCGTCACGATCTCACTGAAAAAGGGAGGGACCGCCACCCTGTCGGTGACGAACGATACCGACGTCATACGGGAAAAGATCGACGCGCTGGTCGCCGCCTACAACGACGTCGTCTCACTCGTATCCACCAACGCCTATTACGACACGAATACGCGGAAAGGCGGTTCCCTCACAGGGGAATCGACTGCGCGTGACATCGTAACCGGCCTGCAAAGGATCGTGGGGACCCGCGTGTCCGGGCTTCCGGAGGGCTTGCGGGTGCTGGCGCAGATCGGCATCGAAACCGGCACGGACGGGAAGCTGACAGTCGACTCCACCGTGCTGAACGACAAGCTGACGACGGAACTGGCCGGGGTTTCGGACCTGTTCAACGCCGACGGCGGGCTGGCGGCCGAAATCTACGACTACGCGGACGAGGTGACGGATACGATCACCGGATCCATCACTTACCGAACCAAAGGTCTCGGCACGCTTGTGACCGGGATTTCGGACGACATTCTGGAGATAGAAGCCCGCCTGACAAAGGAAGAGGAAGAATTGAGGGCACGCTTCGCGAGGCTTGAAGCGCTCCTAAGCACGCTCACCTCGCAGACGGCGTTTCTCAGCAGTCTGTCCGTCGAATAG
- the fliS gene encoding flagellar export chaperone FliS: protein MQQYDAYRKATIDTSDNVRVVSLLFDGAMNFLKIARMKMEERDIPGKGIYIGKATAIVGELASSLNMEEGGEIARNLRRLYDFILDRLLQANLKNDAAALGEAINILEVLRGAWKEMERIQVAAHAPPPNRARQAGMAVQA from the coding sequence ATGCAGCAGTACGATGCCTACCGGAAGGCGACGATCGACACTTCGGACAACGTGAGGGTCGTTTCCCTTCTCTTCGACGGTGCGATGAATTTCCTGAAAATCGCGCGGATGAAAATGGAGGAGCGCGACATTCCGGGCAAGGGCATTTATATAGGGAAGGCAACCGCGATTGTCGGCGAACTGGCAAGTTCGCTGAACATGGAAGAAGGCGGAGAGATCGCCAGGAACCTCCGCCGTCTCTACGACTTCATACTCGACCGCCTTCTCCAGGCCAATCTGAAGAACGACGCGGCTGCGCTCGGCGAAGCCATAAATATTCTGGAGGTCCTCCGTGGTGCCTGGAAAGAGATGGAACGGATCCAGGTCGCGGCGCATGCGCCTCCTCCGAACAGGGCACGCCAGGCCGGAATGGCCGTCCAGGCATGA
- a CDS encoding glycosyltransferase, which translates to MKISVSMIAMNEEKHIGRALSSCSFADEIVVVDGGSTDRTLEILKSDPRVVLVEHPWEGHFGNQRQISLDRCSGDWVIRLDSDEAYSEEFERKIRGVLSSAEPGIAGFTIRQCNLVGNELYYSRAADNFEWTPRIWRNLPGVKWIRHVHEYLTGIDGRVEKLDLYIVHYGFLDKKRYWRKGENYSGIEGSGYARPEELVYREYDVYPRPLSSRVNPRVPPYPVRASSGLPRVAVIRPAGFDPAEMACLLALSDTFEFTGYTLLSADTSASQTEMPIERLPQLEDSTDYLVGLEAELIDKDIVFTEYLSSVSTLQAVVAKLKFGNRVVALSAETDLVPTGKAEYIDKVKRLSLPEVDAYVAVSDRARDSLLREGISPGKIRVVPMREQFDPRESVNNLGDVFTEVLSRTNVRRPGRQPVDACVL; encoded by the coding sequence ATGAAAATTTCCGTTTCCATGATCGCCATGAACGAAGAGAAGCACATCGGAAGGGCTCTGAGCTCTTGCTCCTTCGCGGACGAGATCGTCGTTGTGGACGGCGGAAGCACCGACCGAACCCTGGAAATCCTGAAATCCGACCCGAGGGTCGTCCTGGTGGAACATCCATGGGAAGGACATTTCGGGAACCAGCGGCAGATTTCCCTCGATCGCTGCAGCGGAGACTGGGTGATCCGCCTGGATTCGGACGAGGCATACTCGGAGGAGTTCGAAAGGAAGATAAGGGGCGTGCTGTCTTCCGCGGAACCAGGTATAGCGGGATTCACCATACGACAATGCAACCTGGTCGGCAACGAACTGTACTATTCCAGGGCGGCCGACAATTTCGAATGGACCCCTAGGATCTGGAGAAACCTGCCGGGGGTAAAGTGGATAAGGCATGTGCACGAATACCTGACGGGCATCGACGGAAGGGTCGAAAAGCTCGATCTGTACATCGTCCACTACGGGTTCCTGGACAAGAAACGTTATTGGCGCAAAGGAGAAAATTATTCCGGAATCGAAGGAAGCGGGTACGCAAGACCGGAGGAGCTTGTTTACAGGGAATATGACGTTTATCCAAGACCCCTCTCGTCACGGGTAAATCCGCGCGTTCCTCCATATCCGGTTCGGGCGTCTTCCGGCCTGCCGCGAGTAGCGGTTATAAGGCCTGCCGGATTCGATCCGGCGGAAATGGCGTGTTTGCTCGCGTTAAGCGACACTTTCGAATTCACCGGTTATACCCTTCTCTCCGCGGATACAAGCGCATCGCAAACTGAAATGCCGATCGAACGGCTTCCGCAACTCGAGGATTCCACCGACTACCTGGTGGGGCTGGAGGCGGAACTGATCGACAAGGACATCGTATTCACCGAATACCTGTCCAGCGTTTCCACGCTTCAGGCCGTTGTAGCGAAGCTCAAATTCGGGAACAGGGTAGTAGCGCTATCCGCGGAAACCGATCTTGTTCCGACCGGGAAAGCGGAATATATCGACAAGGTGAAAAGGCTTTCACTGCCGGAGGTGGACGCATACGTCGCCGTGTCGGATCGAGCGAGGGATTCGCTGCTCCGCGAGGGGATCTCCCCCGGGAAAATCCGCGTCGTGCCGATGAGAGAACAGTTCGATCCGCGGGAATCGGTTAATAATCTTGGGGATGTGTTTACGGAAGTCCTGTCACGAACGAATGTCCGGCGGCCCGGCCGGCAACCTGTGGACGCCTGCGTCCTGTGA
- a CDS encoding glycosyltransferase, which translates to MPLISIEASKTAAYTVSVQSVDGSLKRLHSIYDPEGEALEIVDAFLFDGKGIIVVLGLGLGYHVAELRRRYPEADIVVVEGMPEIRDFCMTYGKAADPADRIRLIVGASPSEAVAEISKHHLETGLPPLAVFAFLPAVSAFPDYYGPIRKALDRTVSFRLWDRLRYRKFRSEALTVALFDFGYFLTEEIARAVKALGHDVVRVPGKKGESCGDILHRAIETVAAHRPDFVLTVNHLGFDEEGILANLFQAIELPAAIWYVDSPNLTVKAFDKNVSPLSHVFLWDEAYAEDMRSLGFKHVYRLPLAADETVFMPRRVSASERKKFGADIGFVGNSMVVPARDRLRKVPAHLHAAVERTARRLCYSRGCSFRQIAVEAMEPGEYGSFESLAESERADVEAAVLWRATLLYRLSCVRELEGLDAVIRGDAGWKKLLNGGFRTGPPMNYYGETPLFYNACAVNFNATNVQMGTAANQRVFDVPACGAFLLTDRQESIGNLFEEGKEVVAYRDRGEIADLAKFYLRNDAARKDIAGRGRRRVLAEHTYRHRIRTIIDALRAIG; encoded by the coding sequence GTGCCGTTGATATCGATCGAGGCATCGAAAACTGCCGCATACACGGTCAGCGTCCAGAGTGTTGACGGTTCACTGAAGCGTCTCCACAGCATTTACGATCCCGAAGGCGAAGCGCTGGAAATCGTAGATGCCTTCCTTTTCGACGGCAAGGGTATCATCGTGGTCCTGGGTCTCGGGCTCGGGTATCACGTGGCGGAGCTTCGGCGACGTTATCCGGAAGCAGACATCGTGGTCGTCGAGGGGATGCCGGAAATCCGCGATTTCTGCATGACGTACGGAAAAGCCGCCGATCCGGCGGACCGCATCAGGCTCATCGTGGGGGCCTCCCCCTCCGAAGCCGTCGCGGAAATCTCGAAACATCATCTGGAAACCGGATTGCCGCCGCTCGCCGTATTTGCGTTCCTTCCCGCCGTGAGCGCGTTCCCCGATTATTACGGCCCGATACGGAAGGCGCTCGACCGGACGGTATCCTTCCGGCTCTGGGACAGGCTCCGTTATCGAAAGTTCAGGAGCGAGGCCCTGACGGTAGCCCTTTTCGACTTCGGCTACTTCCTCACCGAGGAGATCGCGCGGGCCGTCAAGGCCCTCGGGCACGATGTCGTGCGGGTGCCCGGAAAAAAGGGAGAGAGCTGCGGCGACATCCTGCATCGAGCCATAGAAACCGTCGCCGCGCACAGGCCGGACTTCGTCCTTACCGTAAATCACCTGGGCTTCGACGAGGAAGGGATACTCGCGAACCTGTTCCAGGCGATAGAGTTGCCGGCCGCGATCTGGTACGTTGACAGCCCCAATCTCACGGTCAAGGCCTTTGATAAGAACGTATCGCCGCTAAGCCATGTATTTCTATGGGATGAAGCCTACGCCGAGGATATGAGATCCCTCGGCTTCAAGCATGTCTACCGGCTTCCGCTGGCCGCGGACGAAACGGTATTCATGCCGAGAAGGGTGTCTGCGTCCGAAAGAAAAAAGTTCGGAGCCGATATCGGGTTCGTCGGGAATTCGATGGTCGTTCCGGCGCGGGACCGGCTCCGGAAGGTGCCTGCGCATCTCCACGCCGCGGTGGAGCGGACGGCTCGGCGGCTCTGCTACTCGAGGGGATGCTCGTTCCGGCAAATCGCCGTTGAGGCCATGGAGCCCGGTGAATACGGGTCATTCGAGTCCCTCGCCGAATCGGAGCGGGCCGACGTCGAGGCGGCGGTCCTTTGGCGGGCGACGCTTCTCTACCGGCTTTCGTGCGTGCGGGAACTGGAGGGTCTCGATGCGGTCATAAGGGGAGATGCAGGGTGGAAGAAGCTTCTGAACGGCGGCTTCCGGACAGGTCCTCCCATGAACTACTACGGGGAGACTCCGCTCTTCTACAACGCCTGCGCAGTCAATTTCAACGCCACGAATGTGCAGATGGGGACTGCTGCAAACCAGAGGGTCTTCGATGTGCCGGCCTGCGGCGCGTTTCTCCTCACCGACCGCCAGGAATCGATCGGAAATCTTTTCGAAGAAGGGAAAGAAGTCGTTGCCTACCGTGACCGCGGGGAAATCGCGGATCTGGCGAAGTTCTATCTCCGTAACGATGCGGCGCGAAAAGACATTGCCGGGCGGGGACGGCGGCGAGTGCTGGCGGAACATACATATCGGCACCGCATCCGGACGATCATCGATGCCTTGCGGGCTATAGGGTAA
- a CDS encoding glycosyltransferase: MVPRILTFNWHESYIHLLAKTGYEFDVVQVTKGGRFGWIREFRPVPRNCRLIDEAAALSRLAAGGYDRIVAHNVFDLMFVLESDLPKAILFHTTVEVRAGEAGRDLKTAFHDKVRRLVTLSPNVTPIFISRLKKESWGLDGEIILPGIDLAEYGGYTGSERKVLRIGNFLKEADPASGFSIQEKALSGLPATVLGLNPTVAGSFVPKDWDDCRGYMRSHRVYVNTTQAPFEDGYNLAMLEAMATGMPVVSAENPSSPIENGANGYVSADERELRARVEDLFSDRGLAGTLGQKARETVADRFPIESFISNWKRVLDAGSPGVSVPDDIVPGRVAPSLADSHSAGFIRGSAQIHVEGMEERDYFHKERRELETALESGDLESARSALEMFLEAHPLDAEALLRHSDICVRLGRRDEAFADLEKILLFEPGREDALARKAAFERALPGGA, translated from the coding sequence ATGGTACCGAGGATACTCACATTCAACTGGCATGAAAGTTACATCCATCTCCTCGCGAAGACGGGGTACGAGTTCGACGTCGTCCAGGTGACGAAAGGGGGAAGGTTCGGATGGATACGCGAGTTTCGGCCCGTCCCGCGAAACTGCCGGCTTATCGATGAAGCCGCCGCCTTGTCGCGACTGGCGGCAGGGGGGTACGACCGCATCGTTGCGCATAACGTTTTCGATCTGATGTTCGTGCTGGAGTCCGATTTGCCGAAAGCGATTTTGTTCCACACCACCGTGGAGGTGCGGGCGGGCGAGGCCGGTCGCGATCTGAAAACCGCTTTCCACGATAAAGTGCGGCGGTTGGTGACGCTTTCGCCGAACGTCACGCCGATTTTCATTTCCCGCCTGAAAAAGGAGAGTTGGGGGCTGGACGGGGAGATCATCCTTCCGGGGATCGATCTCGCAGAATATGGCGGGTACACAGGCTCCGAGAGGAAAGTTTTGAGAATCGGCAATTTCCTGAAAGAAGCGGATCCGGCGTCGGGGTTCTCCATCCAGGAAAAAGCGTTATCGGGGCTTCCGGCAACGGTCCTCGGCCTGAATCCGACGGTGGCGGGATCGTTCGTCCCGAAGGACTGGGATGATTGCAGGGGATACATGCGGAGCCACCGTGTTTACGTGAACACGACGCAGGCGCCGTTCGAGGACGGCTACAACCTTGCGATGCTCGAGGCGATGGCGACCGGGATGCCCGTCGTGTCTGCGGAGAACCCGTCTTCCCCGATCGAAAACGGGGCCAACGGGTATGTGTCGGCGGACGAACGGGAATTGAGAGCGCGGGTAGAGGACCTGTTCTCGGATCGGGGCCTTGCCGGAACTCTCGGTCAAAAAGCCCGGGAAACGGTCGCCGACCGCTTTCCCATCGAATCGTTCATCTCAAACTGGAAGCGCGTGCTCGATGCGGGATCTCCGGGCGTGTCGGTGCCCGACGACATCGTGCCGGGTCGCGTCGCTCCTTCACTTGCCGATTCGCATTCGGCAGGTTTCATCCGGGGATCCGCGCAAATCCACGTGGAAGGGATGGAGGAAAGAGATTATTTCCATAAGGAAAGGCGGGAGTTGGAGACCGCTCTCGAATCGGGGGATCTCGAATCGGCCCGGTCGGCCCTTGAAATGTTTCTCGAAGCCCACCCTCTCGACGCGGAAGCCCTCCTCCGGCATTCGGATATCTGCGTCAGGCTCGGCCGTCGCGACGAGGCGTTCGCGGACCTTGAAAAGATCCTTCTGTTCGAACCGGGACGGGAAGATGCCCTGGCGCGCAAGGCGGCCTTCGAGCGGGCCTTGCCCGGTGGGGCGTGA
- a CDS encoding glycosyltransferase encodes MVFGKNLEYLKAADGRLAELVAGAGRSGDIPLVPSKTGPPSARAGGVALHSLYDPIREAKEWVEHNRGEIDRAAELVVLGFGLGYHVAELSRTTDKPVTVFEPRIEILRAALRASDLSAILSRVRIVEAPDGLSLRKRSLVLQHIPSVRSSPAPFSEALARLDVLRAVARGLRIAVVGPFYGGSLPIAGYCAEALGRLGHEVEYIDNSPYANAFLSIDKVTESRTHRDILRMKFGDFASEAVLARIVQFRPDLVLALAQAPLTETVLARLREQGIATAFWFVEDFRHMEYWRAMASSYNYFFAIQNGAFLGSLREAGAVKAAFLPLAASPDIHRKMELSADEEREFGGDVSFVGAGYYNRRKLFEGLTDFDFRIWGNEWDSCPALQGFLQRNGARIGTEEIVRIFNAARININLHSSSYHEGVNPDGDFVNPRTFEIAACGGFQLVDFRSGLPGFFDIGEEIVCFDALEDLRGKIAHYLAHPDEREAVACKGRQRVLRDHTYEQRMEEMIGFMVRNGFVPPWREKRDREDPERLIEEAGPETELGRYLARFADARSLKLPDIIGEIRSGHGELSRVERIFLALNEIRA; translated from the coding sequence ATGGTCTTCGGGAAAAACCTCGAATATTTGAAGGCCGCGGATGGGCGGCTTGCGGAACTCGTCGCCGGCGCGGGACGAAGCGGGGACATTCCGCTCGTGCCGTCGAAAACTGGTCCTCCGTCCGCCAGGGCGGGCGGAGTCGCCCTCCACAGCCTCTACGACCCGATACGCGAGGCGAAGGAGTGGGTCGAGCACAACCGGGGGGAGATCGACAGGGCGGCGGAGCTCGTCGTGCTCGGGTTCGGGTTGGGATATCACGTGGCGGAATTGTCGCGCACCACGGACAAGCCCGTAACGGTCTTCGAGCCGAGGATCGAAATCCTGCGAGCCGCGTTGAGGGCATCCGACCTCTCCGCGATTCTTTCGCGCGTCCGGATCGTCGAAGCGCCCGACGGACTTTCGCTCCGCAAGAGATCCCTCGTGCTGCAGCACATACCTTCTGTCCGGTCGTCACCGGCCCCCTTTTCCGAAGCGCTCGCCCGCCTGGACGTGCTTCGTGCGGTAGCGAGAGGGCTTCGGATCGCCGTGGTAGGGCCGTTCTACGGAGGATCGCTTCCGATAGCGGGGTATTGCGCCGAAGCCCTCGGAAGACTCGGGCACGAGGTGGAGTACATCGACAACAGCCCTTACGCGAATGCGTTTCTTTCGATCGACAAGGTGACGGAGAGCCGGACGCACCGCGACATTCTCAGGATGAAGTTCGGCGATTTCGCATCAGAAGCGGTATTGGCGAGGATCGTCCAGTTCCGTCCCGACCTCGTGTTGGCGCTCGCGCAGGCCCCGCTGACCGAGACGGTCCTCGCGAGGCTTCGGGAGCAGGGAATCGCCACCGCCTTCTGGTTCGTGGAGGATTTCCGCCACATGGAGTACTGGCGGGCCATGGCCTCCTCCTACAACTACTTCTTCGCGATCCAGAACGGCGCGTTTCTCGGCTCCCTGCGGGAAGCGGGTGCGGTAAAGGCGGCTTTCCTTCCGCTTGCCGCGTCTCCCGATATCCACAGGAAGATGGAATTGTCGGCCGACGAGGAGCGGGAGTTCGGCGGCGACGTTTCCTTCGTCGGCGCGGGGTACTACAACCGGCGAAAGCTTTTCGAAGGCCTTACCGATTTCGACTTCAGGATCTGGGGAAACGAGTGGGATTCCTGCCCGGCCCTGCAAGGATTCCTGCAGCGGAACGGCGCCCGCATCGGCACGGAGGAGATAGTAAGGATTTTCAACGCCGCCAGGATCAACATCAACCTTCACTCTTCGAGCTATCACGAAGGGGTGAATCCGGACGGCGATTTCGTGAACCCGCGCACTTTCGAGATCGCGGCATGCGGGGGATTCCAGCTCGTGGATTTCCGGTCCGGCCTGCCCGGCTTTTTCGATATAGGCGAGGAGATCGTATGCTTCGACGCTCTCGAAGACCTTCGCGGGAAGATCGCGCATTACCTTGCGCACCCGGATGAGCGGGAAGCGGTCGCCTGCAAGGGCCGGCAAAGGGTCCTGAGGGACCACACCTACGAGCAGCGTATGGAAGAAATGATCGGCTTCATGGTCCGGAACGGGTTCGTGCCCCCGTGGAGGGAAAAAAGGGACAGGGAGGATCCGGAACGCCTGATCGAAGAAGCGGGGCCGGAAACGGAACTCGGGCGTTACCTCGCGCGGTTCGCCGATGCCCGGAGCCTTAAGCTCCCCGATATCATCGGGGAAATCCGGTCCGGCCACGGAGAGCTCTCCCGTGTCGAAAGGATCTTCCTGGCGTTGAACGAGATCAGGGCATGA
- a CDS encoding glycosyltransferase family 9 protein — MSAAGGKEILVVNLTRMGDLIQTTPVMAGIKDAYPGARITLLANAVFAEICKDIPFADRIVVFDKMGLRKLVCDEEHSVVEGYRALETFIDEVNDTEYDLAINFTASGEGAVLTSLFNAREVRGVTADSEGCRIIRYPWQWYFMSVIPSRNYNPFHLCDMFVKAGGVSTSRKGLHLNVSDEERLKCKAVLGGYGIGDDDPVIGFQLGASHRLKTWPAASFAGLADRLAESLGARILLTGSKSEEQLGREFESLSATKAVNLIGKTDLRGVAALLERCALFVSNDTGPLHIATAVGTRALDISLGHVCFRETGPYGEGHYVIEADVPCGPCGFHVECKNPRCKEMVTSESVFDLARRILREGGVESIEDGPLWRGVRVYRSGFPEDGLADYTPLIRRPLTRETFYVYLYRETWQRILGGGGGASAGQAGEGLVSKIAAWHGDEALDTLRGALRDDLEIARNMEALAGEALTRVSLIAREAVRPAPDAEWIRRTWEDVPAVDREIETLGRTHPHLMPPVTLFRFGKEALEGKELAVLAESALRLYSDLKNHYAMIAEAIGGLVEKRVIAPIASCNT, encoded by the coding sequence ATGAGCGCGGCCGGCGGAAAGGAAATCCTCGTCGTCAACCTTACGCGGATGGGGGACCTCATCCAGACGACGCCCGTCATGGCGGGAATCAAGGATGCATATCCGGGGGCGCGCATCACCCTCCTTGCCAACGCCGTTTTCGCGGAGATCTGCAAGGACATACCGTTCGCCGACCGTATCGTCGTGTTCGACAAGATGGGGCTGCGGAAGCTTGTTTGCGACGAGGAACATTCCGTGGTTGAGGGGTACCGTGCCCTGGAAACCTTCATCGACGAGGTGAACGACACGGAGTACGATCTCGCGATCAATTTCACGGCGTCGGGGGAGGGGGCGGTCCTCACGTCCCTGTTCAACGCACGGGAGGTGCGGGGCGTGACCGCGGACTCGGAAGGATGCAGGATCATCCGGTATCCATGGCAGTGGTACTTCATGAGCGTTATTCCATCCCGGAACTACAATCCCTTCCACCTGTGCGACATGTTCGTCAAGGCGGGGGGCGTTTCGACCTCGCGGAAGGGGTTGCACCTGAACGTTTCGGATGAAGAGAGACTGAAGTGCAAGGCTGTCCTCGGGGGATACGGCATCGGCGATGACGATCCGGTCATCGGCTTCCAGCTCGGCGCGAGCCATCGCTTGAAGACATGGCCCGCGGCGTCCTTCGCAGGATTGGCGGATCGGCTCGCTGAGTCGCTCGGCGCCCGAATCCTGCTTACCGGATCGAAATCCGAGGAACAGCTCGGCAGGGAGTTCGAGTCCCTTTCGGCGACGAAGGCGGTAAACCTCATCGGGAAGACGGACCTGCGGGGAGTCGCGGCGCTGCTGGAACGGTGCGCGTTGTTCGTCAGCAACGACACGGGTCCCCTGCATATCGCCACCGCGGTCGGAACCCGCGCCCTTGACATATCGCTCGGCCACGTCTGTTTCCGCGAAACAGGCCCTTACGGAGAAGGGCACTACGTGATCGAGGCGGACGTCCCTTGCGGGCCGTGCGGGTTTCACGTGGAATGCAAAAACCCTCGTTGCAAGGAAATGGTCACGTCCGAAAGCGTGTTCGATCTTGCGAGGCGGATACTTCGCGAGGGGGGCGTGGAATCGATCGAAGACGGACCGTTGTGGCGGGGGGTGCGGGTCTACCGCTCCGGCTTCCCGGAGGACGGCCTCGCGGATTACACTCCGTTGATCAGGCGTCCTCTGACCCGGGAAACGTTCTACGTGTACCTCTATCGCGAAACATGGCAACGGATCCTGGGCGGAGGCGGCGGGGCCTCCGCCGGTCAGGCCGGCGAGGGGCTCGTGTCGAAGATCGCCGCGTGGCACGGAGACGAGGCTCTGGATACCTTGCGGGGGGCGCTCCGCGACGATCTCGAGATAGCGCGCAATATGGAGGCGCTCGCCGGGGAAGCGCTTACGAGGGTATCTCTCATAGCGAGGGAAGCCGTACGGCCGGCACCGGATGCCGAATGGATCCGGCGGACATGGGAGGACGTGCCCGCCGTCGACCGGGAGATCGAAACACTCGGCCGCACGCATCCCCACCTGATGCCTCCGGTGACGCTCTTCCGCTTCGGAAAGGAGGCCCTGGAAGGGAAGGAGCTGGCGGTCCTGGCTGAATCCGCGCTCCGCCTGTACTCCGACCTGAAAAACCACTATGCGATGATCGCCGAAGCGATCGGGGGCCTCGTCGAAAAGCGGGTGATCGCTCCTATCGCATCGTGCAATACTTGA